The proteins below come from a single Mya arenaria isolate MELC-2E11 chromosome 6, ASM2691426v1 genomic window:
- the LOC128237973 gene encoding uncharacterized protein LOC128237973: MATAYPNEEINITINENLITCQICMERFDSPRILPCQHTFCKKCIETIINKNCLGNHECDILHCPVCRRKCKIGKGRKDMDVIMKAFPENRLMNDLIEGMKRSETETNTVAFGYNDTESSRHPCEKVQQCLWSYHCFLLLFKQYMEAIFWIRLWKSQGQALHNAHINRKLTAMFSDIVLSIFYNNNLVKYTHEFSTPSEHTVLRHMSYNDRMREIENIQDYIRKWGGNFCDGDQHTFMADMSKSNWTQMENNKCQQTDMSKSNWTQMENNKCQQTDAESLSLFHIGFRSLGFSNLFSLTHLILLTFLQYKLWPIHFMILGKPYISQFRTVLLGTRPAFITNIDDHKET, translated from the exons ATGGCGACGGCGTATCCCAACGAAGAGATCAACATCACGATCAATGAAAACCTTATAACGTGTCAAATTTGTATGGAACGGTTTGATAGCCCAAGAATACTACCATGTCAGCATACATTTTGCAAAAAGTGCATCgaaacaataatcaataaaaactGTTTAGGAAACCATGAGTGTGACATATTGCACTGTCCAGTTTGTAGGCGAAAATGCAAAATTGGGAAAGGACGAAAGGACATGGATGTGATCATGAAAGCCTTTCCAGAAAATAGGCTTATGAACGATTTAATTGAAGGTATGAAACGTAGCgaaacagaaacaaacacagtGGCCTTCGGCTACAACGACACAGAAAGTAGCCGTCATCCTTGTGAAAAGGTCCAGCAATGTTTGTGGAGCTATCATTGCTTTCTGCTTTTATTTAAGCAGTATATGGAAGCAATCTTTTGGATTAGGCTGTGGAAAAGCCAAGGACAGGCACTACACAATgcacacattaaccgaaagctCACGGCTATGTTTAGTGATATAGTGCTGTCtatattttacaacaacaacCTTGTAAAATATACGCACGAATTTTCTACTCCTTCTGAACACACTGTTCTTCGACACATGAGTTACAACGACAGAATGCGCGAAATAGAAAATATTCAGgattatattagaaaatgggGAGGCAACTTTTGTGATGGTGATCAACACACGTTTATGGCTGATATGTCAAAATCAAACTGGACtcaaatggaaaataataagTGCCAACAAACTGATATGTCAAAATCAAACTGGACtcaaatggaaaataataagTGCCAACAAACTGACGCGGAGAGCCTTTCCCTTTTTCACATTGGTTTTCGGTCACTTGGATTCAGCAACCTCTTTTCCTTGACGCATTTgattttacttacttttttGCAATACAAACTTTGGCCTATACATTTTATGATTCTAGGAAAGCCATACATTTCACAGTTTCGAACCGTGCTGTTAGGAACA CGTCCAGCTTTCATAACGAACATAGACGACCATAAGGAAACCTAA
- the LOC128237114 gene encoding uncharacterized protein LOC128237114, protein MATAFPKVEKIIAVDENLLTCQICKEMFDNPRILPCHHTFCRKCIVILVRGSCLETHESDTFNCPVCRRQLKIENWKKNVNAIMKAIPENKLMNELLEGIDTKKVAFNDFEQERHIDMSMTVQRCLWSHHCFLVLFKKYLDALNRLTVLKGSDEAINNVHINRKLTAMFSEILLLTFENIGDEAFERMSSTSVAASIQHRMTFNDRLREINCIWESIKNSGIRMRHSDSHQMFITEMSKSAWIHPTAEKRQQRYSETQGILLIAYRSLGFSNLFSLMVLIMNVHFEKSRWPMHFGLLRNFNLPWFQMAYIGMVKVLGSIFLIYICDALTGRSIVLSILSANFFAYLILWDFPRNTDRNSMHLQYFDFESGLIIHIPAIESHEFSIIGKIVHSTFFVENICRLLFIIYAFLASTISSTMLPTVWFIVYDVVAKLACLLLLKFDDHLTNLESDIQGPTQANEHSRIIYLS, encoded by the coding sequence ATGGCGACAGCATTTCCAAAAGTAGAAAAGATCATCGCTGTCGATGAAAATTTGTTGACTTGTCAAATATGTAAGGAGATGTTTGACAACCCAAGAATCCTACCATGCCATCATACGTTTTGTAGGAAATGTATTGTAATATTAGTCAGGGGCAGCTGCTTAGAAACACATGAGAGTGACACGTTTAACTGTCCAGTTTGTCGGCGACAACTCAAAATTGAGAATTGGAAAAAGAATGTAAATGCCATCATGAAAGCAATTCCTGAAAACAAACTAATGAATGAATTGCTTGAAGGGATAGATACAAAGAAAGTGGCTTTCAATGATTTTGAACAAGAACGCCACATTGATATGTCTATGACAGTCCAGCGTTGTCTGTGGAGTCATCATTGCTTCTTGGTTCTGTTTAAGAAGTATTTGGATGCACTTAATAGGTTGACAGTTCTCAAAGGCAGCGATGAAGCAATCAATAATGTGCATATCAATCGAAAACTTACAGCTATGTTCAGCGAAATTTTGTTGTTAACATTTGAGAACATCGGCGATGAAGCTTTTGAACGTATGTCTTCGACTAGTGTTGCAGCCAGTATCCAACATAGAATGACTTTCAATGACAGACTGCGAGAAATAAACTGTATTTgggaaagtattaaaaatagtGGAATCCGGATGCGACATAGTGATAGTCATCAAATGTTTATAACAGAAATGTCCAAATCTGCCTGGATTCATCCTACCGCAGAAAAGCGCCAACAGAGGTACTCGGAGACCCAAGGCATCTTGCTCATTGCCTATCGCTCTCTTGGATTTAGTaacttgttttctttaatggttctgattatgaatgtccattttgaaaaatcCCGTTGGCCCATGCATTTTGGTTTATTAAGAAACTTCAATTTACCCTGGTTTCAAATGGCATACATAGGAATGGTTAAAGTACTTGGCagtatatttcttatttatatatgcGATGCTCTAACGGGAAGGTCAATtgtattgtcaatattgtcaGCAAATTTCTTTGCTTACTTAATATTGTGGGATTTTCCTCGAAACACAGACAGGAACAGCATGCATTTGCAGTACTTTGATTTTGAATCGGGACTTATAATACATATTCCTGCAATTGAATCACACGAGTTCTCAATTATTGGAAAAATTGTGCACAGTACGTTCTTTGTGGAAAACATATGCCGCcttttgtttatcatttatgcatttttagcGAGTACAATTTCTTCTACAATGCTGCCGACTGTCTGGTTCATAGTATATGATGTGGTAGCAAAACTTGCATGTTTATTGCTTCTGAAATTTGATGATCATTTGACCAATCTTGAAAGTGACATTCAAGGACCCACGCAAGCTAACGAGCATTCAAGAATCATCTATCTTTCATGA
- the LOC128237974 gene encoding putative nuclease HARBI1, whose product MVDISHQFITWPNRVQQQEIMREFFTSAGFPNVIGAVDGSHIRIIMPKDGHDFINRKNFASIDVMAVCDSKGIEPTTSRYVGGRLTTRPRRRSCTNTKMNDVHLQVVQYLVQKSRFTFLDARWPGSSHDSFIYRASDLADHMDAMNRSWTDGILIADSGYACSRVMMTPYRVADTQQKINFNRAHSRTRVAVEMAFGRWKRRFGILHGEVNIKYE is encoded by the exons ATGGTGGACATATCTCATCAATTCATCACCTGGCCAAATCGTGTTCAACAGCAGGAAATCATGCGGGAGTTCTTCACATCTGCTGGATTTCCCAACGTCATAGGAGCTGTTGATGGCTCACACATACGTATCATTATGCCGAAAGATGGCCACGACTTCATAAATAGAAAGAATTTCGCGTCGATCGACGTTATGGCTGTATGTGACAGCAAag GGATCGAACCTACGACCTCCCGCTACGTAGGCGGACGcctaaccactaggccacggagacgttCATGTACTAACACAAAAATGAATGATGTTCACTTACAGGTTGTACAGTACCTGGTGCAGAAAA GTAGGTTTACATTCCTTGACGCCAGATGGCCAGGCTCATCGCACGACAGTTTTATTTATCGTGCAAGTGATCTTGCGGACCACATGGACGCAATGAACAGAAGTTGGACTGATGGCATTTTAATTGCTGACAGTGG GTATGCCTGTTCTCGTGTCATGATGACACCATACAGAGTGGCCGATACTCAGcagaaaattaatttcaacCGGGCACACTCAAGGACAAGGGTTGCTGTGGAAATGGCTTTTGGTCGCTGGAAGCGACGATTCGGAATTCTACATGGAGAGGTAAATATAAAATACGAATAA